The following coding sequences are from one Paenibacillus tundrae window:
- the perR gene encoding peroxide-responsive transcriptional repressor PerR yields the protein MATRVQHALEHLKTTGVRITPQRHAILNYLMESMGHPTADEIYRALEPQFPSMSVATVYNNLKMFLEAGMVRELTYGDNSSRFDANVTDHYHVICDQCGKIEDFSYPSLKSVELQAETSTGFEVHGHRLEVYGVCKSCRT from the coding sequence ATGGCAACACGTGTCCAACATGCGTTGGAGCATCTGAAAACGACCGGTGTCCGTATTACACCCCAGCGTCATGCCATATTGAATTATCTGATGGAATCTATGGGGCATCCAACAGCCGATGAAATTTACCGTGCGCTTGAACCCCAATTTCCCAGTATGAGCGTGGCGACTGTATATAACAATTTGAAGATGTTTTTGGAAGCCGGCATGGTTCGGGAATTAACATACGGAGACAATTCAAGTCGCTTCGATGCCAATGTCACGGATCATTACCATGTGATATGTGATCAATGCGGCAAAATTGAAGATTTCAGCTATCCTTCGTTAAAAAGCGTGGAGCTGCAGGCGGAGACAAGTACTGGATTTGAAGTACATGGTCACCGACTGGAAGTCTATGGTGTATGTAAAAGTTGCAGGACTTAA
- a CDS encoding DUF4097 family beta strand repeat-containing protein, translated as MNRKIRVGRYTAASLIITVGVLLIMDKQWGTDYFYEIVDWWPLLLIALGFECILLFLWFLRKRKTLTEEVKGEKVKMRFRPDAKGILASLVLTASVFIVTEQDHYMHLWNRVSLNLGAASMDYSQAAGYMQDKGTIRVPVEMETSDIVVQGVNGDIAFQRGDTDEIEVRTVVWVDNTSEVQAKAVADASFVETEGTKVIYIKATGKTYGENEKTQPRMNMTITVPDDRRFNLDIRTSNGAILLNRPEAISTIMAETGNGRIRITNAVGDISGKTLNGDVIVANAIGNVDLDSNRGDMKARGVSGDVDLTTQVGSISITDSVGEFTAETRNGNITLDNANLGIRAQSLNGSISITSTKIGGDWEVYSAVGAINILIPNQGDYKLNGSSSYGDLLTDLPFTVRNKTIEGQLGEGEYTVKVEGNSDLTINENPEVMSPSVDVQNVEDTGDDVEQMVENEQNSQDNPPEVP; from the coding sequence ATGAACCGTAAAATCCGAGTTGGTCGCTATACGGCTGCCTCCTTAATCATAACAGTTGGTGTTCTATTGATTATGGATAAGCAGTGGGGAACCGACTATTTCTATGAAATTGTGGATTGGTGGCCATTGCTGCTCATTGCACTTGGTTTCGAGTGCATCCTATTATTTCTCTGGTTTCTTCGCAAGAGAAAGACCTTAACAGAGGAAGTAAAGGGCGAGAAGGTGAAAATGCGTTTTAGACCGGATGCAAAAGGTATATTGGCATCTCTTGTGCTTACGGCTTCTGTGTTCATCGTGACCGAGCAGGATCATTACATGCATTTATGGAACAGGGTGAGTCTCAATCTCGGAGCCGCATCAATGGACTATAGCCAAGCTGCTGGATACATGCAAGATAAAGGAACCATACGTGTACCCGTGGAGATGGAAACTTCGGATATTGTCGTTCAAGGCGTAAATGGAGATATTGCGTTCCAGCGCGGAGACACAGATGAAATTGAAGTGCGTACGGTTGTCTGGGTGGACAATACGTCAGAGGTTCAGGCTAAGGCTGTAGCAGATGCTTCTTTTGTTGAGACAGAGGGTACGAAAGTTATTTATATCAAAGCTACGGGCAAGACTTATGGAGAAAATGAAAAAACACAGCCACGGATGAATATGACCATCACTGTCCCGGATGACCGTCGTTTTAATCTGGACATCCGCACATCCAATGGTGCAATCTTATTGAACCGCCCTGAAGCGATCAGCACCATTATGGCTGAGACGGGAAACGGACGTATTCGAATTACGAATGCGGTTGGCGATATTTCAGGCAAAACACTGAATGGTGATGTCATTGTAGCTAATGCGATTGGCAATGTTGACCTGGATAGTAATCGAGGAGATATGAAAGCTCGTGGGGTATCTGGAGATGTAGATTTAACGACACAAGTGGGCAGTATCAGTATTACCGATTCAGTTGGTGAGTTTACGGCGGAGACTAGAAACGGGAATATCACCTTGGACAATGCAAATCTGGGCATCAGAGCTCAATCGTTAAATGGGAGCATCAGCATTACTTCGACCAAAATAGGCGGCGATTGGGAAGTGTACAGTGCAGTCGGCGCAATTAATATATTGATACCGAATCAAGGTGACTATAAACTGAATGGATCCAGCAGCTATGGCGACCTATTAACGGATCTACCGTTTACAGTGCGAAACAAAACGATTGAAGGTCAATTAGGCGAAGGGGAATATACGGTTAAAGTTGAAGGGAACAGCGATCTGACGATTAATGAGAATCCTGAAGTCATGTCCCCCAGTGTAGATGTACAAAATGTAGAAGATACAGGGGATGACGTGGAACAGATGGTTGAGAATGAGCAAAATTCCCAGGACAATCCACCGGAAGTTCCGTGA